The window AGATCAACCGCGACCGCGAGTCGTTCCTGCACAACATCCAGACGTCGCTGGAGCCGGAGCTCAAGAAGGTCGGTCTCGTTCTGCTGAACGTGAACATCACCGACATCAACGACGAGTCGGGGTACATCGAGGCGATCGGGCGCAAGGCGGCGGCCGAGGCGGTGCAGAAGGCGCGCGGCGACGTGGCCGACCAGGAGAAGATGGGCGAGGTGCGCGTGGCCGAGGCCGAGCGCGAAAAGGTGATCCAGGTGGCCAACGCCACCAAGCTGCGCGAGATCGGCACCCGCGAGGCGGCGCGCGAGCAGGCGGTGCGCGTGGCCGAGCTGAACAAGGAGCAGAAGGTCGGCGAGGAGACCGCCGCCCTGGAGCGCGAGGCGCAGATCAAGGAGGCGCAGCGCCAGCAGGCCGTGCGCATCGCGCTGCTGGACAAGGAGCAGAGCGTGGGCGAGCAGACGGCCGCCTTCGAGCGCGACGCCGCCATCAAGGAAGCGGAGCAGAAGAAGCGCATCGCCATCGCCAACGCCAACGCGCTGGCCATCGCGGGAGAGGCGCAGTCGCAGGCGCAGATCGTGGCCACGCAGGCGCAGCTCAAGGTGCGCGAGGCGGAGGCGTACCAGGTGGCCGAGGGGCGCAAGCGCGAGGCGGAGGCCGCCGTGATGGAGGCGCAGAACCGCGCCATGGCCCGGGCCGCCCTCGCCGACGCGGAGCGGGTGGAGGCCGAGCAGCGCGCCACCCTGGAAGCCCCGGCCAAGGCCGAGAAGGCCCGCACCATCGTGGAGGCCGAGGCCGAGGCGGAGAAGCGCAAGCTGGGCGCCCAGGCCGAGGCCGCGGCGATCTACGCCAAGCTGGAGGCCGAGGCGCGCGGCCAGTACGAGATCCTGGCCAAGAAGGCCGACGGCCTGCGCCAGATCGTGGAGGCGTGCGGCGGACCGCAGCAGGCCTACCAGCTCCTGATGCTGGAGCACATGGACACGCTGGCCACCACGGCGGCCACGGCCATCTCCAACATCAAGTTCGACAAGGTGGTGGTGTGGGACGGCGGCACGGGCGGCGCCGCGCCCAACTTCCTGCAGGGGATGACGCGCACCCTGCCGCCGATGATGCAGGTGATCCGCGACATCGGCGGGGTGGAGCTGCCGGGGATGTTCGGAAAGCTGGCCGAAGAGGCCGCCGCGCCGGCTCCCGAAGCGGAGCGGCGCGCCCCCGAAACGCTGGTCGTAGCCGATTGACGGCAGGGCTCACGCTGAGACGCGGAGGCGCGGGGAGAGAAGCTTTTCTCCGCGCCTCCGCGTCTTTGCGTGAGGGATGCAGTTGCCGTATGCCCCGCCTTGGTGCAATCATACCGTACGCGCCCAGCCGCGAAGAGGTATCGAGCACCCCACCCAACCGCACCGGAGCCGCGCCGATGCCCACGCAACCCTGGATCTCGCAGTACGCCCCCGGCACCAGACCCCAGATCACCGACTCGGGCTTTCAGCACATCCCGGAGATGGTGCGGCGCTCCTCGGCGAAGCACGCCGCGGCGCCCGCCTTCTCGCAGTGCATGCCCAACGGGATGACGGGGTCGCTGACCTACGCCGAGGTCGACCGCATGTCCGACGAGTTCGCGGCGTACCTGCGCGGCACCCTCGGCCTGGCCCGCGGAGACCGGGTGGCGGTGCAGATGCCCAACTCGCTCGCGTATCCCATCGCGCTGTTCGGCATCTTCAAGGCGGGGT of the Longimicrobium sp. genome contains:
- a CDS encoding SPFH domain-containing protein; its protein translation is MSPASSIAMLQLSPNAILGSGALLGVVIAFGFALFLASRYRRCPANKVLVISGMVGGGNSAKCISGGGAFVWPVIQEYDYLTLEPIQIDIPLKDALSFENIRVSVPSVFTVAVGTEEDVRQNAAIRLLKLDQNQVKRQAQDIIFGQLRQVIASMRIEEINRDRESFLHNIQTSLEPELKKVGLVLLNVNITDINDESGYIEAIGRKAAAEAVQKARGDVADQEKMGEVRVAEAEREKVIQVANATKLREIGTREAAREQAVRVAELNKEQKVGEETAALEREAQIKEAQRQQAVRIALLDKEQSVGEQTAAFERDAAIKEAEQKKRIAIANANALAIAGEAQSQAQIVATQAQLKVREAEAYQVAEGRKREAEAAVMEAQNRAMARAALADAERVEAEQRATLEAPAKAEKARTIVEAEAEAEKRKLGAQAEAAAIYAKLEAEARGQYEILAKKADGLRQIVEACGGPQQAYQLLMLEHMDTLATTAATAISNIKFDKVVVWDGGTGGAAPNFLQGMTRTLPPMMQVIRDIGGVELPGMFGKLAEEAAAPAPEAERRAPETLVVAD